A section of the Harmonia axyridis chromosome 2, icHarAxyr1.1, whole genome shotgun sequence genome encodes:
- the LOC123672682 gene encoding D-2-hydroxyglutarate dehydrogenase, mitochondrial-like, with product MRKRIFNNFKTLLSSASNNIFHVNKLHSYPNFTKNVYQVNRGPYKSLEEHHLTFFRDVLGENGMIVDLCDLEKYNVDFTKQLRGCSTLVLRPTTTQQISKILSFCNHNHLAVCTQGGNTGICGGATPVFDEVILSTELMNKVIHLDELSGVLTCEAGCVLQQLNDFLVERDLMMPIDLGAKGSCQIGGNLSTNAGGIRLYRYGNLHGNVLGLEVVKADGEVLDCMNTLKKDNTGYHLQHLFIGSEGTLGIITKVAIQCAPKPKSVHLLFLGAQNFTKVLKAYKKARYDLGEIISAVECMDHQTMELVEEHSELSSPIGPYPFYLIIETSGSESVHDQKKLEGYFNGCMDKHFILNGVVATSAAQREKLWSIREGIAHSMYQDGYVFSYDISLPFSSYYDFVTEMREYMGKKAHRVFGFGHLGDGNIHLQISIKEFSNEILNYIEPHIYNRVDELHGSISAEHGIGFLKRKYLPKIKSSENLSTMRKLKMLMDPKGILNPYKVL from the exons ATGAGGAAAAGaatattcaacaatttcaaaaccTTACTATCTAGTGCCTCCAATAATATTTTCCATGTCAATAAGTTACATTCTTATCCAAATTTCACTAAG AACGTGTACCAAGTAAACAGAGGACCCTACAAGAGTTTAGAAGAACATCATTTAACCTTTTTCAGGGACGTATTAGGTGAAAATGGTATGATAGTGGATCTGTGCgatttggaaaaatataacgTCGATTTCACAAAACAGTTAAGAG gatGCAGTACGCTGGTATTGAGACCAACAACAACACAACAGATATCCAAAATTTTATCGTTCTGCAACCACAACCATTTGGCTGTATGCACTCAAGGTGGCAATACAGGAATATGTGGAGGTGCTACGCCAGTTTTTGACGAAGTTATTCTTTCAACAGAGCTAATGAACAAAGTCATACATTTGGATGAGCTGTCTG GAGTTTTAACTTGTGAGGCAGGATGTGTGTTGCAACAACTAAATGATTTTCTTGTTGAAAGAGATCTGATGATGCCCATTGATCTAGGTGCTAAAGGATCTTGTCAGATTGGGGGAAATTTGTCTACAAATGCAGGAGGTATCAGATTATATAGGTACGGCAATCTTCATGGCAATGTTCTTGGGCTCGAAGTT GTCAAAGCAGATGGCGAAGTGCTTGATTGTATGAATACTCTTAAGAAAGATAACACAGGTTATCATCTTCAACACTTGTTCATTGGTTCTGAAGGCACCCTAGGAATCATAACAAAAGTTGCAATCCAGTGTGCACCAAAACCAAAGTCAGTACATCTTTTGTTTTTAG GTGCACAAAACTTCACAAAGGTCCTGAAGGCCTACAAGAAGGCCAGATATGACCTGGGTGAAATTATTTCTGCTGTTGAGTGTATGGACCACCAAACCATGGAACTGGTTGAGGAACACAGTGAATTATCATCTCCAATAGGACCCTACCCattttatctcattattgaGACTTCTGGTAGTGAATCTGTCCACGATCAAAAAAAGCTTGAAGGCTACTTCAATGGATGCATGGACAAGCATTTCATATTGAATGGTGTGGTTGCTACATCTGCGGCGCAAAGAGAA AAATTGTGGTCCATACGTGAAGGGATTGCCCATAGTATGTACCAAGATGGCTATGTTTTTTCTTACGACATTTCGTTACCATTTTCAAGTTACTATGACTTTGTAACAGAAATGAGGGAGTATATGGGAAAGAAAGCACACAGAGTTTTTGGTTTTGGCCATTTAG gtGATGGAAACATCCATCTGCAGATTTCCATTAAAGAGTtctcaaatgaaattttgaattatattgaACCTCATATTTATAATAGAGTTGATGAGTTACATGGAAGTATTAGTGCTGAACATGGAATTGGATTTTTGAAGAGGAAATATTTGCCGAAGATTAAGTCAAGTGAGAATTTATCTACGATGAGAAAGTTGAAGATGTTGATGGATCCTAAAGGAATATTAAATCCTTATAAAGTGTTGTGA